A segment of the Asinibacterium sp. OR53 genome:
GTAGCTACCGACAATTGCAGTACAGCAACCATACATTTATTAAGCGATGTAAAGACCGCAGGCTGTGGTAGTTCCTATAAACAGGTTAGAACCTGGAACTTTACCGATGCAAGTGGCAATACGAGCGTCAATAACTTTATACAGACCATCACTGTACTGGATAGAACAGCGCCAGTTTTGAGTGCAGCACCTGCTAACATTACAGTAGACTGTAACGCAGTACCTGTAGCAGCTACTTTAACAGCAACAGATAATTGTGATGCATCGCCTGTAGTAGTATTTGCGGAGACAAGCACGCAGAATGGCGATATCAATAATGCGGGTCATTACAATTATACTATTACCAGAACCTGGACAGCCAAAGACGCATGTGGAAATACTTCTTCTGCAGTACAGGTAATCACCGTTCATGATATTACTGCGCCAACATTAACTACTCCTTCTGCCATAAACGCAGTGAATGATAAGGGTATATGCGGAGCAGCCATCAACTTTGCTGCAACGGCTTCGGATATTTGCGGTCCTGTTGTGATTACGTATAGCCAGAATCCAGGAACAGTATTCCCTGTAGGTGTTACTATTGTAAATGTGACCGCTACCGATGTAAGTGGTAACGTGTCTTCGGGAACCTTTACCATAGTAGTTGCTGATACTGAGAATCCAACGATCACAGCTCCGGCCAATATCAGTGTAAATAACGATGCAGGCAAGTGCGGCGCAATGGTTAATCTGGGCACGCCGGTAACCAATGATAATTGCGGTGTGGCGGGCGTAGTAAATAATGCCCCTGCCTTCTTCCCTGTGGGTACAACAACAGTAACCTGGACGGTAACGGATATCCATGGCAATACCAACAGTGTTTCGCAATCAATTACAGTAACAGATAACGAGAAACCCACGATCAGCACGGTGAATATTAGTGTGAACAATGATCCGGGCAAGTGTTCGGCCACAGTAAGCTTAGGTACCCCGCTCACCAAAGACAACTGCGGTGTACAGCGTGTGGTGAATGACCATCCGTCGGCTACTTACCCTGTAGGCACCACAATAGTAACCTGGACGGTAACAGATATCCATGGCAATACGAATAGCACTGTACAGACAGTGGTTGTTACAGATAATGAAGCGCCGGTGATAGCCTGCGCGGGCAACCAGGTATTCTGTGCTAATACTGGCGGTAATACCAATTACACAATTCCTGTATTAAGTCAGGGAGATAATTGCGGAATAGCCAGTACCCTGTATACAGTAACAGGCGCAACAACAAGAAACGGCGCGGGTATCGATGTAAGCGGTGTATTCAATATCGGTACATCAACAGTAAGCTACACAGTAATGGATATACATGGTAATGTAAGTACCTGCAGCTTCACAGTGAAAGTGAACCCCCTGCCGGTAGCCAGTATCGCACCGAGCAATGCTGATGCGTTCTGTAATAAGTTAACCCTTACTGGCAGCAGTACATTAAACGGACCGTTTGGCTACCAGTGGTTGTACAGCACGGGCAGCTTTGCCGCTACACAGCAGATCAGCTTAGGCTTAACGAATGGAGATGGCGTATATAGCCTGTATACTACAGATGGCAATGGTTGCAGGAGTGAATTTGCGGCCACCTACATGTATGCGAAAGAAACCCTCGCAAGCAGCTACACGATCCTGGCAGGCAGGCAGGTAGAGTTGAGCGACCACAATATAGTGTCCGGCGGCAGTGTGGGTGTGATGAGCGCAAGGGGCAGGGCTAAGTTTGGAGAGAAGACAACCGTAGCTTCGGCGGGGGCATTTGTAAAAGCACCAAGAATAGATGCAGAGAGTGGAGTGGTGATCAACCAGAAGATCTATGGGGTAGCTGCTGTTGGCTTACCAACGATGGTGTATAACACAACAAGCACAAGAGGACTGCCCAATTTTACTGTTCGCAAGAATACAACAGCAACGGTAAGTGGTAATTACAAAGAAGTTAATATTGGTCAAGGCGCAGTTGTTACGTTGGGTGGTACAGTATTTGGATCGATAGAGATAGGCCAGGGAGCAACGGTATTGTTTACGAGTCCTGTGATCAATATAGGCAGGTTGCATGTAAGCGGCGGTTCATCTGCAGGCGCCTATACGAACGTACGTTTTGCAGGCAACAGCCAGGTACTTGTAAGCAATGGGGTAGAGATAGGTAAGAAGAGCAAGATCAATGCAGACCGTTATAAAGTTACGTTCTATGTAGGGCAGAAACTATTGGTGGAAGAAGACCACCAGCACGCGGGAGAAGAGAATCACCAGTTTGAAGGAGGTGATGCAGGCGATGGAGGAGGTTACTTCACGGTACATGGTGGTGAAGAAGGAAATGATCATGGAAGCGATGATGGTTATAGAGGGGAGCAGGGTGAAGACCACCAGGATGGCCGCGGTACCAGGAAAACGGATACCTGGGTGAATGCGAATGTATATGCACCGAATGGCCAGCTGGAAGTACAGGGCAACAGGGACAGTACGCATATGACGGGTCTGTTTATAGCCCAGGAGATACAGAGTGAAAAGCGCAATGTGATCTGGAACAGTTATGATTGCAGTGTTGGACCGGTAGTAACGGCATCAGCAACCGGTGACAATACCACCCTTACACAAACAGCCAATGAAGACAAAGTAAAAGTGAGCTCAGAAGAATCAGAACTGAAAGTAACGGTAGCTCCGAACCCAACCAGCACTTACTTCACACTGAAGATCCAAAGCAGGTATGAGACACCGGTGAATTTGCGGGTGATGGATGCATCAGGAAGAGCGATAGAAGCAAGATCAGGACTGCATAGCAACAGTAGCTTGCAGGTAGGAGAAAACTACCAGAGCGGGACCTACTTTGCAGAATTTATTCAGGGATCCAAGCGTAAGGTCGTACAACTGATCAAAGCGAGGAAGTAATCAAGGGGGATTATTATTTTCTGAATCAAGGGCTGCTCAGTTTGAGCGGCCCTTTTTGTATAGGAGTTGTAGCGAATCTATAAACATCCGGAAAATTATTCTTAAGGAACTAAGGCTGATCATACTGCAGACCGTCATGTATTTCTTTCTTCTGCCTTCCTGGTCAGGTATGTAATACTGACGTTTAATTCAAATCCAATGAGCAGGATCAATGAGTTGAGGTAAATCAGCAACATCAGGATGAGTACGGTTCCGATAGAGCCGTAAACGCGGTTGTAATTGGAGCTGGCGAACAGGCTTACCCACGAAGAGAATGCGATGGTGGTAACCAGTATCAATGCAGTGGCCAGTAGAGAGCCAGGCGATACCAAATGCCATCTTTTTTTTACAGAAGGAGCAAACTTATAGATCATCGCCACGCAATAGAAGAGCAAACCCGTGATAATGAACCAACGGACCCCGTTCCACCAGGGTAGCCTGGCCCTCCTGCGCATGTGGAAGAGATTTTTAAGGAGACCGGCGAGCTGTTCTTGTCCTATCAATACCAACGCAGAAGCAATGACCAGCAACACAAGAATACCGGTGAGCCGGATAGCGCGCCAACGCTGGTACAGGAAAAAACCTTTCTGTTCCTGTATCGATCGGTCGAA
Coding sequences within it:
- a CDS encoding HYR domain-containing protein, which encodes MTYHQVNECGHSGAGLTINGVNYPIDAEFAGNASSLSPTIFAAASPTYLGFGFNSYATVHTPFLGTTLSVAPYSNNVCWAFLVGGSGNFTPPPPPVCTSCPITGWSNTVTLPGNNNGTPCNPADDYTTASIRVNHLSCASITGTKSFKVIYDPSGANISYGPFNYNTGVTTDVSISIPYGASNSTMVEVIDAAFPCQVTHGLSIPNGQYLGEKDLVPPTISSPGPITVNNDPGICGASVAYTVNYSDNCGVPTIQQTAGLPSGSVFPVGTTTNSFIVTDAAGNTASASFTVTVKDNEAPVPTTSTTGSKTISVPYGNTNGWSPWIFNFSDPLPAGAVVTGASLSYTAVDQGWGGTGDYDHMYVSGTHIGDNQLFHYAQSFTINYNGSIPGYNYGGNNTLQMNFTGYPGWVGYFRGGTLTINYQINALPAVKAECAATITAPTAKDNCSGMVTGTTSDPLTYNNQGTYTIHWTYQDASGNTATQTQAVIIKDVTPPVITTAPGSMDATVECSDAASLAAALALAPVATDNCSTATIHLLSDVKTAGCGSSYKQVRTWNFTDASGNTSVNNFIQTITVLDRTAPVLSAAPANITVDCNAVPVAATLTATDNCDASPVVVFAETSTQNGDINNAGHYNYTITRTWTAKDACGNTSSAVQVITVHDITAPTLTTPSAINAVNDKGICGAAINFAATASDICGPVVITYSQNPGTVFPVGVTIVNVTATDVSGNVSSGTFTIVVADTENPTITAPANISVNNDAGKCGAMVNLGTPVTNDNCGVAGVVNNAPAFFPVGTTTVTWTVTDIHGNTNSVSQSITVTDNEKPTISTVNISVNNDPGKCSATVSLGTPLTKDNCGVQRVVNDHPSATYPVGTTIVTWTVTDIHGNTNSTVQTVVVTDNEAPVIACAGNQVFCANTGGNTNYTIPVLSQGDNCGIASTLYTVTGATTRNGAGIDVSGVFNIGTSTVSYTVMDIHGNVSTCSFTVKVNPLPVASIAPSNADAFCNKLTLTGSSTLNGPFGYQWLYSTGSFAATQQISLGLTNGDGVYSLYTTDGNGCRSEFAATYMYAKETLASSYTILAGRQVELSDHNIVSGGSVGVMSARGRAKFGEKTTVASAGAFVKAPRIDAESGVVINQKIYGVAAVGLPTMVYNTTSTRGLPNFTVRKNTTATVSGNYKEVNIGQGAVVTLGGTVFGSIEIGQGATVLFTSPVINIGRLHVSGGSSAGAYTNVRFAGNSQVLVSNGVEIGKKSKINADRYKVTFYVGQKLLVEEDHQHAGEENHQFEGGDAGDGGGYFTVHGGEEGNDHGSDDGYRGEQGEDHQDGRGTRKTDTWVNANVYAPNGQLEVQGNRDSTHMTGLFIAQEIQSEKRNVIWNSYDCSVGPVVTASATGDNTTLTQTANEDKVKVSSEESELKVTVAPNPTSTYFTLKIQSRYETPVNLRVMDASGRAIEARSGLHSNSSLQVGENYQSGTYFAEFIQGSKRKVVQLIKARK
- a CDS encoding YihY/virulence factor BrkB family protein; this translates as MTKIERHIVNLAPIAWLINKSKVMVIPGFRGLPLYDVVRFFFRQINKVGLNERAAAISFNFIMAMPAALLFLFALLPYFPASASFEMEILKLFKDISPDSATYRFIKDILDGLLEKHVGVFSFGFILLIFYASNAIIGIIRTFDRSIQEQKGFFLYQRWRAIRLTGILVLLVIASALVLIGQEQLAGLLKNLFHMRRRARLPWWNGVRWFIITGLLFYCVAMIYKFAPSVKKRWHLVSPGSLLATALILVTTIAFSSWVSLFASSNYNRVYGSIGTVLILMLLIYLNSLILLIGFELNVSITYLTRKAEERNT